One window from the genome of Enterobacter asburiae encodes:
- the oppB gene encoding oligopeptide ABC transporter permease OppB — translation MLKFILRRCLEAIPTLFILITISFFMMRLAPGSPFTGERTLPPEVMANIEAKYHLNDPISTQYFNYLKQLAHGDFGPSFKYKDYSVNDLVASSFPVSAKLGAAAFILAIVFGVTAGVIAALRQNTKWDYAVMGVAMTGVVIPSFVVAPLLVMIFAITLKWLPGGGWNGGALKFMILPMVALSLAYIASIARITRGSMIEVLHSNFIRTARAKGLPMRRIIFRHALKPALLPVLSYMGPAFVGIITGSMVIETIYGLPGIGQLFVNGALNRDYSLVLSLTILVGALTILFNAIVDVLYAVIDPKIRY, via the coding sequence ATGTTGAAATTTATCCTACGTCGCTGTCTTGAAGCGATTCCAACGCTATTTATTCTCATCACGATTTCCTTCTTCATGATGCGCCTTGCGCCGGGAAGTCCATTTACCGGTGAGCGTACGCTGCCGCCTGAAGTCATGGCGAATATCGAAGCGAAATACCACTTGAACGATCCTATCTCCACCCAGTACTTCAATTACCTGAAGCAACTGGCCCACGGCGATTTTGGACCGTCATTTAAATATAAAGACTATTCCGTTAACGACCTGGTTGCGTCCAGCTTCCCGGTTTCGGCTAAGTTGGGTGCTGCGGCATTCATTCTGGCCATCGTTTTCGGCGTCACTGCAGGCGTTATCGCCGCGCTCAGACAAAATACCAAATGGGATTATGCCGTAATGGGGGTGGCAATGACCGGGGTAGTGATACCCAGCTTCGTTGTCGCGCCATTACTGGTGATGATATTTGCCATCACGCTGAAGTGGCTGCCTGGCGGCGGCTGGAACGGCGGGGCATTGAAGTTCATGATTTTGCCGATGGTGGCATTATCTCTGGCGTACATCGCCAGTATCGCGCGTATCACCCGTGGTTCAATGATCGAAGTGCTGCACTCGAACTTCATTCGTACCGCGCGCGCTAAAGGGCTGCCGATGCGTCGGATTATCTTCCGCCACGCGCTCAAACCGGCGCTGTTGCCCGTGCTCTCCTACATGGGACCGGCATTCGTCGGGATCATCACCGGCTCTATGGTTATCGAAACAATCTACGGTCTGCCTGGCATTGGTCAGCTGTTCGTTAACGGCGCGCTCAACCGCGACTATTCGCTGGTTCTGAGCCTGACGATTCTCGTCGGTGCGCTGACCATTCTCTTTAACGCTATCGTCGATGTGCTGTATGCCGTCATCGACCCGAAAATTCGTTACTAA
- the oppC gene encoding oligopeptide ABC transporter permease OppC, whose translation MMLSKKNSEALENFSEKLEVEGRSLWQDARRRFMHNRAAVASLVVLVIIALFVTLAPMLSQFTYFDTDWGMMSSAPDMESGHYFGTDSSGRDLLVRVAIGGRISLMVGIAAALVAVIVGTLYGSLSGYLGGKIDSVMMRLLEILNSFPFMFFVILLVTFFGQNILLIFVAIGMVSWLDMARIVRGQTLSLKRKEFIEAAQVGGVSTGNIVVRHIVPNVLGVVVVYASLLVPSMILFESFLSFLGLGTQEPLSSWGALLSDGANSMEVSPWLLLYPAGFLVVTLFCFNFIGDGLRDALDPKDR comes from the coding sequence ATGATGTTGAGTAAGAAAAACAGCGAGGCGCTGGAAAACTTCAGTGAAAAACTGGAAGTAGAAGGTCGTAGCCTCTGGCAGGACGCGCGCCGTCGCTTTATGCACAACCGTGCAGCGGTTGCCAGTCTGGTTGTTCTGGTGATCATCGCGCTGTTTGTGACCCTGGCGCCGATGCTGTCGCAATTTACCTATTTCGACACCGACTGGGGCATGATGTCCAGCGCGCCGGATATGGAATCAGGGCACTATTTCGGCACGGACTCCTCGGGACGCGACCTGCTGGTGCGTGTCGCTATCGGTGGCCGTATCTCGCTGATGGTCGGTATTGCTGCCGCGCTGGTGGCGGTGATCGTGGGTACGCTCTACGGCTCACTTTCCGGCTATCTCGGCGGCAAAATAGACTCGGTAATGATGCGTCTGCTGGAAATCCTGAACTCCTTCCCGTTCATGTTCTTCGTCATCCTGCTGGTGACCTTCTTCGGTCAGAACATCCTGCTGATCTTCGTGGCCATCGGGATGGTGTCCTGGCTGGATATGGCGCGTATCGTTCGCGGCCAGACGCTGAGCCTCAAACGCAAAGAGTTTATCGAAGCCGCGCAGGTAGGCGGTGTATCTACCGGGAATATCGTGGTTCGCCATATCGTTCCTAACGTGCTGGGCGTGGTGGTGGTCTATGCCTCACTGCTGGTGCCAAGCATGATCCTGTTTGAATCTTTCCTGAGCTTCCTGGGTCTGGGTACACAAGAGCCACTGAGCAGCTGGGGCGCGCTGCTGAGCGATGGCGCAAACTCGATGGAAGTTTCACCGTGGCTGCTGCTTTATCCGGCGGGTTTCCTGGTCGTCACCCTGTTTTGTTTTAACTTTATCGGCGATGGCCTGCGTGATGCCCTCGACCCGAAAGACCGTTAA
- a CDS encoding ABC transporter ATP-binding protein produces MTIIETATAPQVQQQNNLLLDVKDLRVTFKTPDGDVTAVNDLNFNLRAGETLGIVGESGSGKSQTAFALMGLLASNGVIGGSAKFNGREILNLPEHELNKLRAEQISMIFQDPMTSLNPYMRVGEQLMEVLMLHKGLGKAEAFEESVKMLDAVKMPEARKRMRMFPHEFSGGMRQRVMIAMALLCRPKLLIADEPTTALDVTVQAQIMTLLNELKREFNTAIIMITHDLGVVAGICDKVLVMYAGRTMEYGKARDVFYQPAHPYSIGLLNAVPRLDAEGESLLTIPGNPPNLLRLPKGCPFQPRCPHAMEICNSAPPLEEFAPGRLRACFKPQEELV; encoded by the coding sequence ATGACAATTATTGAAACGGCCACTGCGCCACAGGTGCAACAGCAGAACAATCTCCTGCTGGATGTGAAAGACCTCCGCGTGACCTTTAAAACGCCGGACGGGGATGTTACCGCCGTCAACGATCTCAACTTTAACCTGCGCGCGGGTGAAACGCTGGGGATCGTGGGTGAGTCCGGTTCCGGAAAATCCCAGACTGCCTTTGCGCTGATGGGCCTGCTGGCCTCTAACGGCGTGATTGGGGGTTCCGCTAAATTCAACGGTCGTGAAATCCTCAACCTGCCGGAACACGAGCTGAACAAGCTGCGTGCCGAACAGATCTCGATGATTTTCCAGGATCCCATGACCTCGCTGAACCCGTACATGCGCGTTGGCGAGCAGCTGATGGAAGTCCTGATGCTGCACAAAGGCCTGGGCAAAGCGGAAGCCTTTGAAGAGTCGGTCAAAATGCTGGATGCGGTGAAAATGCCGGAAGCACGCAAGCGTATGCGCATGTTCCCGCACGAGTTTTCTGGCGGTATGCGTCAGCGCGTGATGATTGCGATGGCGCTGCTGTGCCGTCCAAAGCTGCTGATCGCCGATGAACCTACCACCGCGCTGGACGTTACCGTTCAGGCGCAAATCATGACCCTGTTGAACGAGCTGAAGCGTGAGTTCAACACGGCGATTATCATGATCACCCACGATCTGGGCGTGGTGGCGGGCATCTGTGACAAAGTGCTGGTGATGTACGCCGGTCGTACCATGGAATACGGCAAAGCGCGCGATGTCTTCTATCAGCCTGCGCACCCGTACTCGATTGGTCTGCTGAATGCGGTGCCGCGTCTTGATGCGGAAGGGGAATCCCTGCTCACCATTCCGGGCAACCCGCCAAACCTGCTGCGTCTGCCGAAAGGCTGTCCGTTCCAGCCGCGCTGCCCGCACGCGATGGAAATCTGCAACAGCGCTCCGCCGCTGGAAGAGTTTGCACCAGGCCGTCTGCGCGCCTGCTTTAAGCCGCAGGAGGAGCTGGTATGA
- the oppF gene encoding murein tripeptide/oligopeptide ABC transporter ATP-binding protein OppF, with the protein MNALDEKRNVLLEIADLKVHFDIKDGKQWFWQPPKTLKAVDGVTLRLYEGETLGVVGESGCGKSTFARAIIGLVKATDGKVAWLGKDLLGMKPDEWREVRSDIQMIFQDPLASLNPRMTIGEIIAEPLRTYHPKMSRQEVRDRVKAMMMKVGLLPNLINRYPHEFSGGQCQRIGIARALILEPKLIICDEPVSALDVSIQAQVVNLLQKLQREMGLSLIFIAHDLAVVKHISDRVLVMYLGHAVELGTYDEVYHNPLHPYTRALMSAVPIPDPDLEKNKTIQLLEGELPSPINPPSGCVFRTRCPMAGPECAKTRPVLEGSFRHAVSCLKVDPL; encoded by the coding sequence ATGAACGCATTAGATGAAAAACGCAACGTGCTGCTCGAAATCGCCGACCTTAAAGTGCATTTCGACATCAAAGACGGCAAACAGTGGTTCTGGCAGCCGCCTAAGACCCTGAAAGCGGTGGATGGCGTCACGCTGCGCCTGTACGAAGGGGAAACCCTGGGCGTGGTGGGAGAGTCCGGCTGCGGTAAATCGACCTTTGCGCGAGCCATTATCGGCCTGGTAAAGGCTACCGACGGAAAAGTGGCCTGGCTGGGTAAAGATCTGCTGGGCATGAAACCCGACGAGTGGCGCGAGGTGCGCAGCGATATCCAGATGATTTTCCAGGATCCGCTGGCGTCGCTTAACCCGCGTATGACCATCGGCGAGATTATTGCCGAGCCGCTGCGAACCTATCATCCGAAGATGTCTCGTCAGGAAGTGCGCGATCGCGTTAAGGCAATGATGATGAAAGTCGGCCTGTTGCCTAACCTCATCAACCGCTATCCGCATGAATTCTCCGGCGGTCAGTGCCAGCGTATTGGTATTGCCCGTGCGCTGATCCTCGAACCGAAGCTGATTATCTGCGATGAGCCGGTTTCCGCGCTGGACGTCTCCATTCAGGCCCAGGTGGTTAACCTGTTGCAGAAGCTGCAGCGCGAAATGGGGCTGTCGCTGATCTTCATCGCGCATGACCTGGCCGTGGTGAAACACATCTCTGACCGCGTGCTGGTGATGTACCTGGGTCATGCCGTGGAGCTGGGCACCTATGACGAGGTGTATCACAATCCACTGCACCCTTACACCAGAGCGCTGATGTCCGCGGTGCCGATCCCCGATCCCGATTTGGAGAAAAATAAAACCATCCAGCTTCTGGAAGGGGAATTACCCTCACCGATTAACCCGCCGTCGGGCTGCGTCTTCCGCACGCGCTGCCCAATGGCCGGGCCGGAATGTGCGAAAACGCGACCGGTTCTGGAAGGCAGTTTCCGACATGCGGTTTCCTGCCTGAAAGTAGACCCGTTATAA
- a CDS encoding ion transporter, with amino-acid sequence MMSALIFCEVTVSRLFTSARRRLYHFLFDPETVSGRRFEGLCGLFALLSVIVIFIESGAGTQYHLTFDEWHIFVWLELAITLVFTAEYLLRVIAWPNPARYVFSFWGFIDLATILPLYVMWLWPEISLSYVFAWRAMRVIRVLRILKLLRFMPSLRVFWSAIVSARHQLILFYSFIAIVMIVFGALMYLIEGPKYGFTTLNASVYWAIVTVTTVGYGDITPHTPLGRIVASVLILIGYSVIAIPTGLITTHMSSAFQSRKQQRKCPHCQQGEHEHSARFCYRCGSELPE; translated from the coding sequence ATGATGTCAGCCCTTATTTTTTGCGAGGTCACTGTGTCGCGTTTATTCACGTCAGCCCGTCGGCGGCTATATCATTTTTTATTCGATCCTGAAACGGTATCCGGACGACGCTTCGAAGGTCTTTGCGGTTTATTTGCGCTCCTCAGCGTGATTGTCATCTTTATAGAATCAGGGGCCGGGACGCAATACCACCTGACGTTTGACGAATGGCATATCTTCGTCTGGCTTGAGCTGGCGATTACCCTGGTCTTCACCGCTGAATATCTCCTCCGAGTGATAGCCTGGCCCAACCCGGCCAGATATGTTTTCAGCTTCTGGGGATTTATCGATTTAGCCACCATCCTGCCGCTTTACGTGATGTGGCTGTGGCCGGAGATCAGCCTGAGCTATGTCTTTGCCTGGCGAGCGATGCGCGTGATTCGGGTATTACGTATTCTGAAATTACTGCGTTTTATGCCGTCATTACGCGTGTTCTGGAGTGCCATCGTCAGCGCACGGCATCAGCTTATTCTGTTCTACTCGTTTATTGCCATCGTCATGATTGTTTTTGGCGCGCTGATGTATTTAATAGAAGGGCCGAAGTATGGCTTTACGACGCTCAATGCGTCCGTCTACTGGGCCATCGTGACCGTCACTACCGTGGGTTACGGTGATATCACGCCCCATACGCCACTGGGTCGCATTGTGGCGTCAGTGCTGATTTTGATTGGCTATTCGGTGATTGCGATCCCGACGGGACTGATTACCACGCACATGAGCAGTGCCTTTCAGAGCCGCAAGCAGCAGCGCAAATGTCCTCATTGCCAGCAGGGTGAACATGAACACAGCGCGCGATTTTGTTACCGCTGCGGCAGTGAATTACCGGAGTAA
- a CDS encoding HI1450 family dsDNA-mimic protein: protein MEMDLNNRLTEDETLEQAYDIFLELAVDNLDPADVILFNLQFEERGGAELFDPSEDWAEHVDFDLNPDFFAEVVIGLADEDGGEINDIFARVLLCREKDHKLCHILWRE, encoded by the coding sequence ATGGAAATGGATCTGAACAATCGCCTGACCGAAGACGAAACGCTCGAGCAGGCCTATGACATTTTTCTCGAACTGGCGGTTGATAACCTCGATCCCGCAGACGTGATCCTCTTTAATCTGCAGTTCGAAGAGCGCGGCGGCGCTGAATTGTTCGACCCTTCAGAAGACTGGGCTGAGCATGTGGATTTCGACCTGAATCCGGACTTCTTTGCCGAAGTGGTGATTGGGCTGGCCGATGAGGATGGCGGCGAAATTAACGATATTTTCGCTCGCGTCCTGCTGTGTCGTGAGAAAGACCACAAGCTGTGTCATATACTCTGGCGCGAATAA
- the cls gene encoding cardiolipin synthase, whose amino-acid sequence MTTFYTVVSWLVILGYWLLIAGVTLRILMKRRAVPSAMAWLLIIYILPLVGIIAYLSFGELHLGKRRAERARAMWPSTAKWLNDLKACKHIFAEENSSVASSLFKLCERRQGIGGVKGNQLQLLTSSDDVMQALIRDIQLARHNIEMVFYIWQPGGMADQVAESLMAAARRGIHCRLMLDSAGSVAFFRSPWAGMMRNAGIEVVEALKVNLLRVFLRRMDLRQHRKMIMIDNYIAYTGSMNMVDPRFFKQDSGVGQWVDLMARMEGPIATSMGIVYSCDWEIETGKRILPPPPDGNIMPFEEASGHTIHTIASGPGFPEDLIHQALLTATYAAREYLIMTTPYFVPSDDLLHAICTAAQRGVDVSIILPRKNDSLLVGWASRAFFSELLAAGVKIYQFEGGLLHTKSVLVDGELSLVGTVNLDMRSLWLNFEITLVIDDAGFGGDLAAVQDDYISRSRLLDARLWVKRPLWQRIAERLFYFFSPLL is encoded by the coding sequence ATGACAACCTTCTACACCGTGGTGAGTTGGCTGGTCATTTTGGGATACTGGCTGTTAATCGCGGGTGTGACATTACGCATCCTGATGAAGCGCAGAGCCGTACCCTCTGCCATGGCCTGGCTTCTGATAATCTACATCCTCCCGCTGGTGGGAATTATTGCCTATCTCTCTTTCGGCGAGCTTCATCTGGGTAAACGCCGCGCCGAGCGGGCCCGCGCAATGTGGCCCTCAACCGCAAAGTGGCTGAACGACCTAAAAGCCTGCAAACATATCTTTGCCGAGGAGAACAGCAGCGTCGCCTCCTCACTGTTTAAGCTGTGCGAGCGCCGCCAGGGGATTGGCGGTGTTAAGGGCAACCAGCTGCAGCTGCTGACCTCATCCGACGACGTCATGCAGGCGTTAATCCGCGATATCCAACTGGCGCGTCATAATATCGAGATGGTTTTTTATATCTGGCAGCCCGGCGGGATGGCTGACCAGGTCGCTGAGTCGCTGATGGCTGCCGCGCGTCGCGGCATTCATTGCCGCCTGATGCTTGACTCCGCGGGTAGCGTGGCCTTTTTCCGTAGCCCCTGGGCGGGCATGATGCGTAATGCCGGAATTGAAGTGGTTGAAGCGCTTAAGGTCAATCTCCTGCGCGTGTTTCTGCGCCGGATGGATCTCCGCCAGCATCGCAAAATGATCATGATCGATAACTATATTGCCTACACCGGCAGTATGAACATGGTTGACCCGCGCTTCTTTAAGCAGGACTCGGGCGTGGGTCAATGGGTTGATTTGATGGCGCGAATGGAGGGGCCGATTGCCACCTCGATGGGCATCGTGTATTCCTGCGACTGGGAGATTGAAACCGGCAAGCGTATCCTGCCACCACCGCCGGACGGCAACATTATGCCGTTTGAAGAGGCCAGCGGTCACACCATTCATACCATTGCTTCCGGGCCGGGCTTCCCGGAGGACTTAATCCATCAGGCGCTGCTGACGGCAACCTACGCAGCGCGTGAATATCTGATCATGACGACGCCCTACTTTGTCCCCAGCGACGACCTTCTGCACGCGATCTGTACCGCAGCGCAGCGCGGTGTCGATGTGAGCATCATTTTGCCGCGCAAAAATGACTCCCTACTGGTAGGCTGGGCCAGCCGGGCATTCTTTAGTGAACTGCTGGCCGCCGGGGTAAAAATTTACCAGTTTGAAGGCGGATTACTCCACACCAAGAGCGTTCTCGTCGACGGTGAACTGAGCCTGGTGGGGACGGTCAACCTGGATATGCGCAGCCTGTGGCTAAACTTTGAAATTACGCTGGTCATTGATGATGCCGGCTTTGGCGGCGATCTCGCCGCGGTGCAGGATGATTATATCTCCCGCTCGCGGCTGCTGGATGCCAGACTGTGGGTAAAACGTCCGCTGTGGCAGAGAATTGCCGAACGACTGTTTTACTTCTTTAGTCCGTTGCTGTAA
- a CDS encoding YciY family protein, with product MKRSRTEVGRWRMLRQVSRRKARWLEAQSRRNMRIHAIRKCGMTRHRNALLFAVQDI from the coding sequence ATGAAGCGCAGTAGAACTGAAGTAGGGCGCTGGCGCATGTTGCGACAGGTGAGTCGTCGCAAGGCTCGTTGGCTGGAAGCACAATCCCGCCGCAATATGCGTATTCACGCCATCAGAAAATGTGGAATGACCCGGCACCGTAATGCGTTGCTGTTCGCAGTCCAGGATATCTGA
- the leuE gene encoding leucine efflux protein LeuE, with amino-acid sequence MFAEFGVLNFWTYVVGAFFIVLVPGPNTLFVLKTGIGHGVKKGYLAATGVFIGDAVLMFLAWAGVAALIQTTPVLFNIVRYLGAFYLLWLGGKMLWSVVNRPKSAHESGPEPASMIMKRSLVLSLTNPKAILFYVSFFVQFIDVNAQSTGTSFLILATTLELISFMYMSFLIFSGAFVTRYLKTKKKLAKLGNGLIGLLFVGFAARLASLH; translated from the coding sequence GTGTTTGCGGAGTTTGGCGTGCTGAATTTCTGGACGTATGTTGTTGGTGCGTTTTTTATTGTGCTGGTGCCAGGGCCGAATACCCTGTTTGTGCTCAAAACCGGGATTGGTCACGGCGTTAAAAAAGGGTATCTCGCCGCGACAGGCGTATTTATCGGTGATGCGGTACTGATGTTTCTGGCCTGGGCGGGCGTCGCGGCATTAATCCAGACCACGCCGGTACTGTTTAATATCGTGCGCTATCTCGGGGCCTTCTATCTACTCTGGCTTGGGGGCAAAATGCTCTGGTCGGTGGTGAATCGTCCAAAAAGCGCGCATGAGAGCGGTCCCGAACCGGCCAGTATGATCATGAAACGTTCGCTGGTATTAAGCCTGACCAACCCCAAAGCGATTTTGTTCTACGTATCGTTCTTCGTTCAGTTCATTGACGTGAATGCACAGAGTACCGGCACTTCTTTCCTGATCCTCGCCACGACGCTGGAGTTAATAAGCTTCATGTACATGAGCTTCCTGATCTTCTCCGGCGCGTTTGTCACACGTTACCTGAAAACCAAAAAGAAACTGGCAAAGCTGGGGAACGGTTTGATAGGGCTGCTGTTTGTTGGATTTGCGGCGAGGTTGGCGTCGCTGCATTGA
- a CDS encoding helix-turn-helix domain-containing GNAT family N-acetyltransferase encodes MHSETPVVSVIRRSSRLMVRELGFMASTLASTNYSPSAVHTLVEIALRKEMTASQLVQLLGLEKSSVSRMLARLIAAGELEEVTSPEDARAKSLRLTAKGHETVSKINTFSNERVVSAIKRLAPAQQQTISEGLSLYANALLACREKGNDTRPDELTIVKGYIPGMIGRIAEMHGVYYAREHHFGRFFEAKVATGVAEFSDRLDKSCNQIWLAVMNGRIVGSVAIDGEDLAPGEAHLRWFILDDGCRGHGVGKKLLTDAMRFCDSVGFSAVHLWTFNKLTAARRLYESFGFTLAKEWEGDQWGSLITEQQFTRHKDA; translated from the coding sequence ATGCACAGCGAAACCCCGGTAGTCAGTGTTATTCGACGTTCATCGCGCCTCATGGTGCGAGAGTTAGGTTTTATGGCCTCGACCCTGGCTTCAACAAATTACTCCCCTTCGGCCGTCCATACCCTGGTCGAAATCGCCTTACGCAAAGAGATGACGGCGAGTCAGCTGGTACAGCTGCTGGGCCTGGAAAAGTCCAGCGTCAGCCGGATGCTGGCTCGCCTGATTGCCGCGGGCGAACTCGAGGAGGTGACATCACCTGAAGATGCGAGAGCGAAGAGCCTCAGGCTGACCGCGAAAGGTCATGAGACGGTCAGTAAAATTAATACCTTTAGCAATGAGCGCGTGGTCTCAGCAATAAAGCGTCTTGCTCCTGCCCAGCAGCAGACCATTTCTGAGGGACTCTCCCTTTATGCCAACGCGCTGCTGGCGTGCCGTGAAAAGGGCAATGACACGCGCCCCGACGAGCTTACGATAGTTAAGGGGTATATTCCCGGCATGATTGGCCGTATCGCGGAGATGCACGGGGTTTATTACGCGCGCGAGCACCATTTTGGCCGCTTTTTTGAGGCCAAAGTGGCTACAGGTGTTGCAGAGTTTAGTGACCGCCTGGATAAGTCATGCAACCAGATCTGGCTGGCGGTGATGAACGGCAGGATAGTGGGGTCGGTGGCGATAGACGGCGAGGATTTAGCGCCGGGTGAAGCCCATCTTCGCTGGTTTATTCTTGACGATGGCTGCCGGGGACACGGGGTGGGGAAAAAACTGCTGACCGATGCGATGCGCTTTTGCGACAGCGTTGGTTTCTCTGCCGTGCATCTGTGGACATTCAATAAGCTGACCGCCGCACGACGTTTATACGAATCGTTTGGATTTACGCTCGCCAAAGAGTGGGAAGGCGACCAGTGGGGAAGCCTGATTACAGAGCAGCAGTTTACCCGGCATAAAGACGCCTAA
- a CDS encoding YciI family protein — MFYVIYSEDVADSLEKRQAVRPAHLARLQLLQDEGRLLTAGPMPAVDSNDPGAAGFAGSTVIAEFESQETAQAWADADPYVAAGVYAKVTVRPYKKVF; from the coding sequence GTGTTTTACGTGATTTACTCTGAAGATGTTGCTGATTCGCTCGAAAAACGCCAGGCCGTGCGCCCTGCGCATCTGGCACGCTTGCAGCTGCTCCAGGATGAAGGCCGTTTACTGACCGCCGGCCCAATGCCTGCAGTAGACAGCAACGATCCGGGCGCCGCCGGTTTTGCCGGTTCCACCGTGATTGCTGAGTTTGAATCTCAGGAAACCGCTCAGGCATGGGCTGACGCAGATCCGTATGTTGCAGCAGGTGTGTATGCGAAAGTGACGGTTCGACCGTATAAGAAAGTGTTCTGA
- the tonB gene encoding TonB system transport protein TonB yields MTLDLPRRFPWPTLLSVVIHGAVVAGLLYTSVHQVIEMPAPAQPMSVTMVSPADLEPPQVAPPPPQPVAEPEPEPEPVPAPPKEAPVVIHKPEPKPKPKPKPKPVKKVEERPKREERPVEPRATPPVENSAPSRPVMNNTATMSKPTVTAPAGPRAVSRNQPQYPARAQALRIEGRVRVKFDVTADGRVDNVEILSAQPSNMFEREVKSAMRRWRYEPGKPGSGLIVNIVFRLNGGAQME; encoded by the coding sequence ATGACCCTTGATTTACCTCGCCGCTTTCCCTGGCCGACGCTGCTTTCTGTCGTGATTCACGGTGCTGTTGTGGCGGGTTTGCTGTATACCTCGGTTCATCAGGTTATTGAAATGCCCGCGCCCGCGCAGCCGATGTCGGTGACAATGGTCTCGCCAGCGGATCTCGAACCGCCGCAGGTTGCCCCTCCGCCGCCACAGCCGGTGGCTGAACCTGAGCCAGAGCCCGAGCCTGTTCCGGCGCCACCGAAGGAAGCGCCGGTGGTGATCCACAAGCCTGAACCGAAGCCAAAACCTAAGCCGAAGCCAAAGCCGGTGAAGAAGGTCGAGGAGCGTCCAAAACGCGAAGAACGTCCGGTTGAACCGCGCGCAACCCCGCCGGTGGAAAATTCAGCGCCTTCCCGTCCGGTGATGAATAATACGGCAACGATGTCAAAGCCAACGGTTACCGCGCCAGCGGGCCCGCGAGCCGTAAGCCGCAATCAGCCTCAGTATCCGGCGCGAGCTCAGGCCTTGCGTATTGAAGGCCGCGTACGGGTGAAGTTTGATGTCACTGCGGATGGCCGCGTGGATAACGTGGAAATCTTATCTGCGCAACCTTCTAATATGTTTGAGCGCGAAGTGAAATCTGCCATGCGCAGATGGCGCTATGAGCCAGGCAAGCCGGGTAGCGGATTGATCGTGAATATTGTTTTCCGCCTGAACGGCGGGGCGCAGATGGAATAA
- the yciA gene encoding acyl-CoA thioester hydrolase YciA — protein sequence MTTNNAPQGELVLRTLAMPADTNANGDIFGGWLMSQMDMGGAILAKEIAHGRVVTVRVDGMTFLRPVAVGDVVCCYARCVKRGNTSISINIEVWVKKVSSEPIGQRYKATEALFIYVAVDSEGKPRQLPQA from the coding sequence ATGACAACAAATAACGCCCCGCAGGGCGAACTGGTTTTACGCACACTGGCAATGCCCGCTGACACCAATGCCAATGGCGATATTTTTGGCGGCTGGCTGATGTCGCAGATGGATATGGGCGGCGCAATTCTGGCAAAAGAGATTGCCCACGGGCGCGTGGTCACCGTGAGAGTGGACGGCATGACCTTCCTGCGCCCGGTTGCGGTGGGTGATGTGGTTTGCTGCTACGCGCGCTGCGTGAAACGCGGTAATACCTCCATTTCCATCAACATCGAAGTCTGGGTGAAGAAAGTCTCTTCTGAGCCGATTGGGCAACGTTATAAGGCCACTGAAGCGCTGTTTATTTATGTCGCCGTGGACAGCGAGGGTAAACCTCGTCAACTTCCACAGGCCTGA
- a CDS encoding septation protein A, protein MKQFLDFLPLVVFFAFYKLYDIYAATTALIVATAVVLIYSWVRYRKVEKMALITFVLVAVFGGLTLFFHNDEFIKWKVTVIYALFAGALLISQWVMKKPLIQRMLGKELTLPQEVWSRLNIAWAVFFILCGLANIYIAFWLPQNIWVNFKVFGLTALTLIFTLLSGVYIYRHMPQDDKH, encoded by the coding sequence ATGAAGCAGTTTCTTGATTTTTTACCGCTCGTGGTCTTTTTTGCTTTTTATAAGCTGTATGACATTTATGCCGCGACCACTGCGCTGATCGTTGCGACCGCTGTTGTACTGATCTACAGCTGGGTTCGCTATCGTAAAGTCGAAAAGATGGCGCTGATAACGTTCGTCCTGGTCGCCGTGTTCGGCGGGCTTACGCTGTTCTTCCACAACGATGAATTTATTAAGTGGAAAGTGACCGTTATTTACGCGTTGTTTGCGGGCGCATTGTTAATTAGCCAGTGGGTCATGAAAAAGCCGCTGATCCAGCGCATGCTGGGCAAAGAGCTGACGCTGCCTCAGGAAGTCTGGTCCCGTCTGAATATCGCCTGGGCGGTCTTCTTTATTCTCTGTGGTCTTGCCAATATCTATATCGCCTTCTGGCTGCCGCAAAATATCTGGGTCAACTTCAAGGTCTTCGGCCTGACCGCGCTGACGCTTATCTTCACGCTGTTAAGCGGTGTATACATCTATCGCCACATGCCGCAGGACGACAAGCACTGA